Below is a genomic region from Cydia strobilella chromosome 1, ilCydStro3.1, whole genome shotgun sequence.
TGCCACCGCCCGCTAAGAAACAAAAACGTGGTCCAAAACCCAAACCTAATCTTTTAAGTAATCCTTTGAAGACTTCTCACACTTCAAAATCTTTTAGTGGCACTGCCACGACTTCGTTATCCAAATCAGTCAGTATGAATACAACTAGCAGTATACAGAAACCTATCAGCAGCTTGCAAAAACCTTTACCAAGTAATTTACCAAAAATGTCAAGCAGTTTACAGAAGTCTACATCAGCCCCTTTAGCTCCAAGCATGGGGACAGTATTGGCCAGTCTTCCAGCATCGATGACGGCTGGATTAAGCAACTACAATCCGCCCCCTATTTCCTCACACTCTGTGCCCACACAAGCGCACATGTCTACGGCATCTACTGTAAATACAGCAATTCACACTAAGCCACCACAGCCCCACCAGCAAGTCAGTCCAGGAAAAACTCTGCAGGAGAAACTAGCGGAACGTCAGAAAAATATGCCCACAATGAGTAAATCTACCCAAAATGTTAGCTCCCAAGAAATTAATGCTTCAATAAGTAGATTGCCGTCATCTTTAACGATTACTAAGACTGGTGTGGCAAAGCAGGCGCCACAGTCAGTTATACAAGCCAAAAAGCCAGAGGCTAAAAAGTCACTTGCTCAATTTAATGAGCCAGAAACTCGACCTAAGCCTACTATATCCTCAGATGAAGTAATCGTGTTGGATGATGATTAAGGTTGTGATTATTTTATTAGtcttaagtacctaattatgtatttttcaaaTGTAATCCCAAGTACTGCTtttataaagataagataaagtaCGATTGTCTTTTATTTATAATCTTCAATCTACACGTACgggtaaagtaaataaaaataaataatacaaataatatttacaaaatttattaattacagATAATAATTGTTTAATACAAGTAGGTATCATAATTATTGACTATGTACAATGATACTTTAATAATTAACTTATTAATGCAGTCCCATGCAACAATTTTCATTCAAtggttaaattacaaaaatgcaTTTCCTTATCCTACACCCCATTTTAGTGTCACTGCTAGGCGactacatataaaatattatatgatatgtggtaataataatagaatGAGTTAAACcgagacaagtctgcaacgatttttgcaagtattttaaacgtcaaacttctatgaaattattacgtataaataacacttgaactgcgtgtgctatcaaaatcgttgcagtcttatcttggtctaacactATTCATATTGTAGCTTCATGTAAAGGCTTCTTCGTATTGGCGTTTTGGACTAAGGAAAATTCTAGAAAAGCTGATATATCAAAGCAAAAATCACGCACTGCATCCTGTAATCCATGTGGAAATGCTCTTTTTGAAATCAATGCACTAAAGTCAATTTTATCCTTTTGTAAGGCAAAATATTTCACTTTTGCACGctgattttaaatgtttttcaaaccgtatatttttataattataatgttttaagcGCCCtctagactacgcggcgcgaagccgcgaacgcaagtgtggagtcgatttcgctgattagcgaactagactacacactcgcgttcgcgcacgagtgtggagggccctttagccGTGATGAGGTTAATTTATTTAGCAGCAAAGTTTATTTGCCTCGTGCTCCAAAATCCTCGcaacacttaaaattacacggCTTGTGGTGAAATTATAGGCATTTTCTGTTGCTTAGTTTTCAACTAACAACTTTGCATTCTTATTGGATAACATTTACTATTTGTAGATGTAGGTTACATTTAGACACAAGTGATGTATAGTCAAGCCGTGCTTCTGTTTTAGTCCAATTTTTAATACAAAGGCCTTGAATATTCTCGGTTATTACAGAACTCTATACAAATAGAAGTCTTTAAGCATATGGCTGAAGTTGAACCCCATGAGTAACGACGCGATGTACGCGATACAGAGCGCGGGCAGAGGCAGCAGGAACGCGCGCGTGTTGCTCAACATCGGGAtatctgaaaaaaaataaaccgtccatagattattttagttgaatatTGTCCCAAGTCTGCCATTGGTCCTGATTCTGAAGAAATTGAATGAAGAGTCAATAGACTGCCACAAcattttagaaattaaaaattagtGAAAGTGcccagattggcgaaaaattgttctCGTCTGGAGTTCTGGACAGGCCTTCATATCTGAAGTTAGAGCCAGATTGTctctaataaatttaaaataaattcagaTCGAACTGTCAATTGTATCTAACAGACATCAAATATGATATGAATTTACCAGAGTGATTACCATAAATAACCTGGCTCTGAATTCAGTGATGTCTGAGGTTACCCTTACTAAATGtttaaagcccgctccagactacgcggcgcgaagccgcgaacgcgagtgtggagtcgatttcgttgattagcgaactagacttcacactcgcgttcgcggattcgcgcacgagtgttgCTATAACTAGCGATAATCGATTATTGGTATTCATAGTCAAATTCTCTTCGATTTAAGAGGTGCACAGTGCAATAAACAAATTTCCTTTGTCACTAAGAGAAGAGACAGTTACAAATAAGGTTTATCTAATTTATCTATAGCCCATTTTAAAACTTGAAATCATAGTAATTATTCTAATGTTAGTCACAATAATCACAGTCGGAAAGTGTAGgccataaaacaaaaaaattacccccaactTGTCTCTGGAGTCTGGACTTACCACTGTCAACTACTTTCCCATAATCTGAAAgtattttaggttacttttttaataattctataaaggtccctccacactcgtgcccgaatcgcggcgcgaagccgcgaacgcgagtgtggagtctagttcgctattcagcgtagtctggagcgagcttaagaTGTTCGACTTTCAGATTACTTTATGTATGTTTGATAAATTCAAATCTACCACAAAACATCGAAaaacgttatctgcctctctgtcactcgaatatgcaagagagaTAGAGTAGCAGATAACGATTTTCGATTTTTGAATGTTGGCGATAGGCTCTGATGTCCTTTGGTCACGAAAACAGTAGATACTCCCAGGACAAAACGATAAAAAGCATTAGCTTGGCTACTTAAATGAATCGTACATTTTATTTCAATGGCAAAAGGTTCTAAATAGGGTATTGACTACTAAACAAATCaaattcttttttcgaactgtcaaaacgattttgctcttcgatctatcgttaaatttaaataatcacaattatttagcagtggcgctagtgatcACGTTGATTGgctcttaaaataaattattttacaccatgcatgaaataaagcgccagaagattaatggagaaacatagacagcagttatttttagacacaagttttattttaaaaccagtataaaacaataaagagtaggtaatttgactaatttgattgtgacgtcacatgctagtgtttcatataaattccatagtagcaaaatcgttttgacagttcgaaaaaagaatcTTATTTGACTAGTCTACTACTATAGAGTCAAATATCCTATTGAATTGAAACCGTTAGTCTTATTACAGAATAGGATAATCTCTTACTGCTGTATCCCAGGAAAGTGATGTAAAGATAGTAGATGATGGACGCGAGCCAAAACGTGTTGGACACGAAGCAGGGTAGGATGCCGTCGTGGCTCAATAGACCTGGAAAAAACAAGCAATTCTTTTGGTTAGATCTGAACACACTGCCACAAGTAACTTAAGTTAATAATTTCACTCCAACATTTCGTTACTTTTCCAACTGGAAACCTACAAAGAAGAAGAGtctatatacaggttggctaaaaaataagtgcattcccgttgccagggaggttttgggattatactgagtaacttttactatgggaccaacctcgaaatcgcgaaaaatttttttatcctcccatagaaactggaccagccaaaatgtaaacagccaaattttttttcgcgatttcggggttggtcccatagtaaaagttgctcagtataatcccaaaacctccctggcaacgggaatgcacttatttttagccaccgtgtatataagtCCCCCCTCAGGTGGGAAttatattccctctgccttatGAAGGCTTAAGCAGAATTTTTAGGCCTATAATAAGTGGCAATGAGGCTTGAATTGAGGATTTATATTACCCTAGTGATCTACCCTCTTTCGGATCCGCACGAAAACTAAGGActagattgcctagattttattttatttgttttatttatttattcaaactttattgcacaagcaaagaaaaatgtacaaatggcggacttaatgcgaaaaggcattctctaccagtcaaccattaggtcaaacagagacataaatgttggtgcaggatagattcatgaATTATgacgagaaatagaaccaaaaaagtcaaatattatgtattatgtatatatataaacataataaagtaaactaacaaaattatgattaaatactaatacttatgatatacaaaaaataaactaatacatattagtacatacatGATGGAGAacatttgttattgtatttaattttataatttatgtgtgtgtttgtgaattgtaattgtatgttactaaccttaattaattttaagttttgttgtacttactaacacttgGATCAAAATtcgattcgaaataaataattgaaattgaaattatgtTATGTGGGTTGAGTTTCTTAGCGATACGTAAAACCAAAGATTGATataagatataactccgtaatagattgatacagtctaaagaaaaaacgtgcctcgaaaataaagaaaatttgactttcgatcagatggcgccactacaattggcctactctcgtatagatggtgttgacgaattcgtttgttatttaacaattttaacgcatatcagtaaaagaacatcggtcaaaataatataaaaataattaatgcaaatattgcaaataaaataaaaacatttatccatattataaatacattttttgatatttttatttttagtttttatcgtatgtcgatagatggcagtgaatttactgtggctacaaaatttactatgacagtaccgctctatcctattatatccccTTTGGTAAAACTAAACTTACTGTTGAACAGCACGATCTGCAAACAGTGGAGCAGTGACAGCGGCGGGAAGAACGCATTGATGTGCACGTCGAAGGCGTAGCCCCACTCCACGTCGGGcgccgccgcgtcgcgccgTAAGTACTTGTTGCTCATGTACCTGTAACcaaagatggatacagtctaaggaaaaaacgtgcctcgaaaatcaagaaaatttgattctcgttcagagggcgctactagttttggcctgctgtcgtatagatggcgttgacggtttcgtttgttatttaacaattttaacgcatatcagtgaaagaacatgggtcaaaatcattaatgcaaataaaaaaaatcatttatccatatttaaatacattttatcgtatttttataaatcttcatttttagttttaaagtgtgtcgacagatggcagtgaatttactggggttacaaaatttactatgacagtaccgctctagtataagttactctatgctgtaaCGTACAACTCTTTATATGTGTAGTTGAAATTTTTCGAGGTGATTGTTTCGGCTcaaacctaggaggatataaccaaacggtgacgtcacgtctgtaattttctgtacaaaaaagtctgccgatttttgcgggggaggggaacgtcaaatgtataggTAACGTAAATATAGGAAAATGATAGTTACCAAAAGAAAGTGGACACCAACAAGCCAGCTCCGATGAAGTCCACAAAGACTACGAATATGATGAACAACATCAGTTGCCCCCAGTCCAGGCCCATGCCCAGCCCAAAACAGATAGAGGATActgaaacaataaaaattccttatagggataagtttgcctttgtacattgcgttatattttgtttttagggttccgcacccaaagggtaaaaacgggactccatTACTCAGACTCCacgtccgtttg
It encodes:
- the LOC134743805 gene encoding protein unc-50 homolog; this encodes MKYSTSPTPSTSTFNFPRSTSPLPAPANYQPTTASAAVKRYKYLRRLFKFNQMDFEFAAWQMVYLFVSPQKVFRNFNYRKHTRSQFARDDPAFLVLLSVWLFLSSICFGLGMGLDWGQLMLFIIFVVFVDFIGAGLLVSTFFWYMSNKYLRRDAAAPDVEWGYAFDVHINAFFPPLSLLHCLQIVLFNSLLSHDGILPCFVSNTFWLASIIYYLYITFLGYSNIPMLSNTRAFLLPLPALCIAYIASLLMGFNFSHMLKDFYLYRVL